From Desulfuromonas soudanensis, the proteins below share one genomic window:
- the pdhA gene encoding pyruvate dehydrogenase (acetyl-transferring) E1 component subunit alpha produces MELADYDPLQGKRLQVLDPEGNADPALLPALDEEVLCLIFRRMLAARLVDRTCLTLQREGRMGTYPPVEGQEACQVGSVLALSETDWIVPSFRELAAALVRGVPLERIFLYWMGHEEGSRIPKSLRFLPVAIPVGTHILHATGLAMGISYRREKDAVLCFFGDGATSEGDFHEALTFAGVSKAPAIFFCQNNAWAISVPRKAQCAATALAAKGVGYGIPGVQIDGNDPLAAYLATEAALRRARAGEGPTLIEAITYRLGPHTTSDDPGRYRSAEEVERMRPLEPLVRYRLFLQGRGLWSEAWEAEITADIEKWIAESIQKAEAFPDPAPEDIFDYMFAELPPHLARQKASLLSSLQEE; encoded by the coding sequence ATGGAATTAGCCGATTACGATCCCCTGCAGGGGAAAAGATTGCAGGTCCTCGATCCGGAAGGGAATGCCGATCCGGCGCTTCTCCCTGCCTTGGATGAGGAGGTGCTGTGCCTTATTTTCCGCCGGATGCTGGCGGCGCGCCTGGTGGATCGCACCTGCCTCACCCTGCAGCGGGAGGGGCGCATGGGGACCTATCCGCCGGTGGAGGGGCAGGAGGCCTGCCAGGTGGGGAGCGTTCTGGCGCTGAGCGAAACAGACTGGATCGTCCCTTCCTTTCGCGAGCTGGCGGCGGCCCTGGTCCGCGGCGTCCCCCTCGAACGAATTTTCCTCTACTGGATGGGGCACGAAGAAGGCAGCCGCATCCCGAAGTCGCTGCGTTTCCTCCCCGTGGCGATTCCCGTCGGGACGCACATTCTCCATGCCACCGGCCTGGCCATGGGCATTTCCTACCGCCGGGAGAAGGACGCGGTCCTCTGCTTTTTCGGCGATGGCGCCACCAGCGAGGGGGATTTCCACGAGGCGCTCACCTTTGCCGGCGTCAGCAAGGCGCCGGCCATCTTCTTCTGCCAGAACAACGCCTGGGCCATTTCCGTCCCCCGCAAGGCCCAGTGCGCGGCCACCGCCCTGGCCGCCAAGGGGGTGGGGTACGGCATCCCCGGAGTGCAGATCGACGGCAACGATCCCCTTGCCGCCTACCTGGCCACGGAGGCGGCCCTGAGGCGCGCCCGCGCCGGGGAGGGGCCGACCCTCATCGAGGCGATCACCTACCGCCTCGGCCCCCATACCACCTCCGACGATCCCGGCCGCTACCGCAGCGCCGAGGAGGTGGAGCGGATGCGTCCCCTCGAGCCGCTGGTGCGCTACCGCCTCTTTCTCCAGGGGCGAGGGCTGTGGAGCGAGGCCTGGGAGGCGGAGATCACCGCCGACATCGAGAAGTGGATCGCCGAAAGTATTCAAAAGGCGGAAGCCTTCCCGGACCCCGCCCCGGAAGATATCTTCGATTACATGTTCGCCGAGCTGCCGCCGCACCTCGCCCGGCAGAAAGCCTCTCTCCTCTCCAGCCTGCAGGAGGAATGA